The segment AGATGTCGGCGCAAGTACGCTTTGATTTCCCGAATGGACAGAGACTTGTCTGCCGCAATCCGGGCAACGATGATCTCGCCGTGCAGCTGATCGGGCTTGCCATATACGCTGACTTCAGAAATTCCCGGCATATCCCGGCAAGCCTCCTCCACTTCCCGCGGGTTCACCTTCCGACCTGCAACATTGATAAACTTGGGCAGCCTTCCCTGCAAATACACACGCCCCTGCGAGAGTACTGCCAGATCATCCGTCACATACGAGCCGTCCGTGATTGGATTTTCTTCGCCGCCAGCTGTCACGTACCCGGAGAATAGGCTGGGACTCTGTACGACGAGCCGTTGCTCCTCATGAATCCATGCCCGTACCCCCGGCAGCAGTTCGCCTGTGCAAGCCGCCTCGTAAGTGCGGGCCGGATGCTGCGCCGCAACGGCCCCGGTCTCCGTGCTTCCATATACCTGCAGCAGCCTGTGACCCCATTTTTTTTCATAAGCGCGAGGCAGCTCAAGGGGCAAGGGACCGCCAGCCGAGACGGCAAACCGCATCTGCCGTCTGTCCGCCTGAGCCGGCTGGTGAACGTCGCTCATTAATTGATAAAACTGGGGCACGCCAATCAAAATCGTCGCCCCGCAGTCGTGAACTAGCCGAATCGCCTTGCGCGGTGTCGGGCGGCGGCAGATGACCAGCGTGCTGCGGGCGCACAAGGAGGCGAATAAACCGGCGGACAGCCCGTACAAATGGTTTAGCGGAGCTGTCAGCACCACAATGTCGGCCGCATGGTAGCCAAACCAATCGCTGTACACGCTGCCCTCTCGCAGCACTGTTCGCCATGCAAGCCGAGCCAGCTTCGGCTCGCCGGTCGTGCCGGACGTAAGCTGATACAGAATCGGCGAATGTCCGCTGTTGTTCATGCTGTTCAACCGGCATGATGCGTGCCCCCTCGGATTTGAGCCGTCTGTCCCTTGCTCTCTGTCCGGTATAGCCGTTCCGGTTCCAGCATAAGCCGTCTCATCCCGAAAGAAGCGGCTGTACGGAATCCGCTGTTCCTCCTCACGCTCGCCCTGCGCGCCAAGGCTTGTTTGCCTGTCCGGCACGACCCATCCCTG is part of the Xylanibacillus composti genome and harbors:
- a CDS encoding class I adenylate-forming enzyme family protein, with translation MGQLLAMLEEAADLDGHRLAVAEGNARITYEELAQQIRRLTAELQRGRPSVYGLVMDQTLPSVLLLLALLESGHAVLPVDDLLTPSELQRIGLVGQVQGWVVPDRQTSLGAQGEREEEQRIPYSRFFRDETAYAGTGTAIPDREQGTDGSNPRGHASCRLNSMNNSGHSPILYQLTSGTTGEPKLARLAWRTVLREGSVYSDWFGYHAADIVVLTAPLNHLYGLSAGLFASLCARSTLVICRRPTPRKAIRLVHDCGATILIGVPQFYQLMSDVHQPAQADRRQMRFAVSAGGPLPLELPRAYEKKWGHRLLQVYGSTETGAVAAQHPARTYEAACTGELLPGVRAWIHEEQRLVVQSPSLFSGYVTAGGEENPITDGSYVTDDLAVLSQGRVYLQGRLPKFINVAGRKVNPREVEEACRDMPGISEVSVYGKPDQLHGEIIVARIAADKSLSIREIKAYLRRHLADYKVPHLIERAERLARTWKERYAVEEEGAEDGSNCDRANY